One genomic region from Candidatus Coatesbacteria bacterium encodes:
- a CDS encoding TonB-dependent receptor — translation MRNRPALILLLITLTTAAAALEVSTRYLGGLEELDWFVIEGDELAAAGARELTDVLEGVPGVLIQRTGVAGGLATVSLRGAPSRQVRVLLDGVPLNSAVNGTVDLNAVPLRIVERIEISRGAAGNLAGGAAVGGVINIVTNSERTSFSAAVGENGEQHFGFSERTGEPNLIVDAWLEEYAGRRPNSDCERPGGRVGLEYEDGGLLLRGLVGMRGLDQGVPGPRPAVDDIPTFGDDEVSSLLDRQEEHETYIGIHAGLELGRLELSLDFRWSELELDYLQWYEFGGIYHDESRYLTTTYFGSLGASWRATDWLSVSGALDYRTDDLEAELESTRWSEPFDPGGAGTTTITTWRPAVDNLGGRLRVRADWSPVALEAALRLDRHTDFGLHWSPGVVLRYTGDWLEAALAGGLSFAAPTLNDLYWPDAGNPELEPETARQLDLTVDLPELGGGAALTLGGFYRETTDLIAWQPDTDGRWRPVNVNEQVVLGATAGVRWSSLRLFYTYTDAVQRHSELVYSDWESGDVFQVVERRAAFVPRHQLQARLAVCSFVDLELNWTAERRAYYPDYSEYPVVGMLTKRLPAAYDVDVLLDYAFGEHLTIFGALENLTDSDVPAAFGNDYADRNYPRRPRRFVLGVELAF, via the coding sequence GTGCGCAACCGTCCAGCCCTCATCCTGTTGTTGATCACGCTGACGACGGCCGCTGCGGCTCTCGAGGTCAGCACCCGCTACCTCGGTGGCCTCGAGGAGCTGGACTGGTTCGTCATCGAAGGCGACGAGCTCGCCGCCGCCGGGGCCCGGGAGTTGACCGACGTGCTGGAAGGCGTTCCCGGCGTCCTGATCCAGCGAACCGGCGTCGCCGGGGGTCTGGCCACGGTCAGCCTGCGCGGCGCGCCCAGCCGCCAGGTGCGCGTACTCCTCGACGGCGTGCCGCTGAATTCCGCCGTCAACGGCACCGTCGACCTCAACGCCGTCCCCTTGAGGATAGTCGAGCGGATCGAGATCAGTCGGGGCGCGGCGGGCAACCTGGCCGGCGGCGCCGCCGTCGGTGGGGTAATCAACATCGTCACCAACTCGGAGCGGACCTCGTTCTCGGCGGCCGTCGGTGAAAACGGCGAACAGCACTTCGGTTTCAGCGAACGCACCGGCGAGCCGAACCTGATCGTCGACGCCTGGCTGGAGGAGTACGCCGGCCGGCGGCCCAATTCCGACTGTGAGCGCCCGGGTGGTCGGGTCGGCCTGGAATACGAGGACGGCGGTTTGCTGCTGCGCGGTCTGGTGGGGATGCGCGGCTTGGACCAGGGTGTTCCCGGACCGCGACCGGCCGTCGACGACATCCCGACCTTCGGTGACGACGAGGTCAGCAGCCTGCTCGACCGCCAGGAGGAGCACGAGACCTATATCGGTATTCACGCCGGGCTGGAGCTGGGGAGGCTGGAGCTGAGCCTTGATTTCCGCTGGAGCGAACTGGAGCTGGACTACCTCCAGTGGTACGAGTTCGGTGGCATTTATCACGACGAAAGCCGCTACCTCACCACGACCTACTTCGGCTCCCTGGGTGCGAGCTGGCGGGCGACGGACTGGTTGAGCGTCTCGGGCGCTCTCGACTACCGCACCGACGACCTCGAGGCCGAGCTCGAGAGTACGCGCTGGAGCGAACCCTTCGATCCCGGGGGCGCCGGCACCACCACGATCACCACCTGGCGACCCGCGGTGGATAACCTCGGCGGCCGGCTGCGCGTCAGGGCGGACTGGTCTCCCGTAGCCCTCGAGGCCGCCCTGCGCCTGGACAGACACACCGACTTCGGCCTGCACTGGTCACCGGGCGTCGTGCTGCGCTACACGGGCGACTGGTTAGAGGCGGCCCTGGCCGGCGGGCTGAGCTTCGCCGCTCCGACCCTCAACGACCTCTACTGGCCCGACGCCGGCAATCCCGAGCTGGAACCGGAAACGGCCCGCCAGCTCGACCTGACCGTCGACCTGCCCGAGCTGGGCGGCGGCGCGGCTCTGACCCTGGGCGGTTTCTACCGCGAGACGACGGACCTCATCGCCTGGCAACCCGACACCGACGGCCGCTGGCGACCGGTCAATGTCAACGAGCAGGTCGTCCTCGGCGCCACCGCCGGAGTGCGGTGGAGCTCCCTGCGCCTGTTCTACACCTACACCGACGCCGTCCAGCGTCACAGCGAGCTGGTCTATTCCGACTGGGAGAGCGGCGACGTCTTCCAAGTCGTCGAACGCCGCGCGGCCTTCGTACCTCGGCACCAACTCCAGGCCCGCCTGGCCGTCTGCTCCTTCGTCGACCTGGAGTTGAACTGGACCGCCGAGCGCCGGGCCTACTACCCCGACTACAGCGAATATCCCGTCGTCGGCATGCTCACCAAGCGACTCCCGGCGGCCTACGACGTCGACGTCCTGCTGGATTACGCCTTCGGCGAGCACCTGACCATCTTCGGCGCCCTGGAAAACCTGACCGATTCCGATGTCCCCGCCGCCTTCGGCAACGACTACGCCGACCGTAACTACCCGCGCCGACCGCGCCGCTTCGTTCTGGGGGTCGAGCTCGCCTTCTAG
- a CDS encoding purine-nucleoside phosphorylase, translating into MGDHYPTAVNHRQGPPAEGGSVKQQLEEAVDLFEERLTVAPRAALILGSGLSEVVEALRDAVAVPFDEIPGMPSGTVSGHRHQVVAGVLGNVPVICFAGRLHHYEGYDMWRVTYPVRLAAELGAHTLLVTNASGSLREELLPGTFVILTDHLHLMGANPLRGDPAAGRPHSFTPTAGAYDAALRKLAAEEAAKLNLQVAEGVYVGVGGPTYETEAEVRAYRTLGGDIIGMSTTPEVIMARALELRVLALSAVTNRAGQRYNEGHAEVLRTAREMTDGFVNWLRAVVARLEL; encoded by the coding sequence ATGGGAGACCATTATCCCACCGCGGTCAATCATCGTCAAGGCCCCCCTGCAGAAGGAGGATCAGTGAAGCAACAGTTGGAGGAAGCCGTCGACCTGTTCGAGGAGCGCCTGACCGTCGCCCCCCGGGCGGCCCTGATCCTGGGTTCCGGGCTGTCCGAGGTCGTCGAAGCCCTGCGGGACGCCGTCGCCGTGCCCTTCGACGAGATACCGGGTATGCCCTCCGGCACCGTCAGCGGCCACCGGCACCAGGTCGTCGCCGGTGTGCTGGGTAACGTGCCCGTCATCTGTTTCGCCGGCCGGCTGCACCATTACGAGGGCTACGACATGTGGCGCGTGACCTATCCCGTGCGCCTGGCCGCCGAACTCGGCGCCCACACCCTGCTCGTCACCAACGCCTCGGGCAGCCTGCGCGAAGAGCTGCTCCCCGGCACCTTCGTCATCCTCACCGATCACCTCCACCTGATGGGAGCCAACCCGCTGCGCGGCGATCCCGCGGCGGGCCGTCCGCACAGTTTCACCCCCACCGCCGGGGCCTACGACGCCGCCCTGCGCAAGCTGGCCGCCGAGGAGGCCGCCAAGCTCAATCTCCAGGTCGCCGAGGGCGTCTACGTCGGCGTCGGCGGCCCGACCTACGAGACCGAAGCCGAGGTCCGCGCCTACCGCACCCTCGGCGGCGATATCATCGGCATGTCCACCACCCCCGAAGTGATCATGGCCCGGGCCCTCGAACTGCGGGTGCTGGCGCTCTCCGCGGTCACCAATCGGGCCGGACAGCGCTACAACGAGGGTCATGCCGAGGTCCTGCGCACGGCGCGCGAGATGACCGACGGCTTCGTCAACTGGCTGCGCGCCGTGGTCGCCCGCCTCGAGCTCTAA
- the yidC gene encoding membrane protein insertase YidC: protein MPAENTLLLTPAEGVPLEPANSDSDKKSTWRLIIVGVLAIVALVVVQLIFSDDEEEIVEGEDVQLAAEAEAGGAAAPAAEPTESADTAEPGADAAPADAGGEPQRLETAAASAGYGQLAEESEDLVTVRTDLAVIRLSDLGGAYKSVTLLEHKDYDGSHLTLFNKIPGEYYPGMITVEGFTAWTEYNADRPPGEYRVSGDDELTITYTATAGQVTVTKRFTFRGDSYVGYLDVSVAGVPATARNVVLELGTGLDRQGDMTNAVRGQLTTIADVGGDKFEESAGDNDDESEDADKIGHIAVNDNHFTLALKPTGEGPFFGSVALREMTAPPKIARTTLTAQASDGGLFRRRFLTYIGPKYHDALDALGMGEVADFGWNFLAPVSIGLLKLLKLFYSFLGNYGLAIILMTIAIKLVLMPLTNKSFRSSIAMQMLQPKIEAIKERYANDQQRANEEIMALYKKNKVSPLGGCLPLLLQMPVFIALFGALRNAVELRGAAFLWISDLTLPDALFSWGVNIPLIGPNFNLLPLLMVAVMWYQGRMTAKRGGKTTGFTKFMPIIFGVLFYQMPSGLVLYWLFNSLLTVAQQYWLLKVYQKEHGISDAAPAKSEKEKPARVRGRSVAEAEAAKSDKKKRKKPQHEVACEKCGHKTDWNKTLRAEFRDVELRTGGKGDVDGVYCPRCGAALGLAVDDDDRYALAAADPEEPIPPLEDRDWGRFLPKKLVDRSHYSKVQTK, encoded by the coding sequence CATCGTGGCCCTGGTCGTGGTGCAGTTGATCTTCTCCGACGACGAGGAGGAGATCGTCGAGGGCGAGGACGTCCAGTTGGCCGCCGAGGCCGAAGCCGGAGGGGCCGCGGCCCCCGCCGCCGAGCCCACAGAATCAGCCGACACCGCCGAACCCGGCGCGGACGCAGCTCCCGCCGACGCCGGCGGGGAGCCCCAGCGGCTCGAGACGGCGGCCGCCTCCGCCGGCTACGGGCAACTGGCCGAGGAATCCGAGGACCTGGTCACCGTGCGCACGGACCTGGCGGTCATCCGCCTGTCCGATCTCGGCGGCGCCTACAAGAGCGTCACCCTGCTCGAGCACAAGGATTACGACGGCAGCCACCTGACCCTGTTCAACAAGATCCCCGGCGAGTACTACCCGGGGATGATCACCGTCGAGGGCTTCACAGCCTGGACCGAGTATAACGCCGACCGGCCGCCGGGCGAGTACCGGGTCTCCGGTGACGACGAGCTGACGATCACCTACACGGCCACGGCGGGCCAGGTCACCGTCACCAAGCGCTTCACCTTCCGCGGCGACTCCTACGTCGGCTACCTCGACGTTTCCGTCGCCGGCGTCCCGGCCACGGCGCGCAACGTGGTCCTCGAGCTGGGTACGGGTCTGGACCGCCAGGGCGACATGACCAACGCCGTCCGCGGCCAGTTGACCACCATCGCCGACGTCGGCGGTGACAAGTTCGAGGAGTCCGCCGGCGACAACGACGACGAGAGCGAGGACGCCGACAAGATCGGCCACATCGCCGTCAACGACAACCACTTCACCCTGGCGCTCAAACCGACCGGCGAGGGGCCCTTCTTCGGCAGCGTGGCCCTGCGTGAGATGACCGCGCCGCCGAAGATCGCCCGCACCACCCTCACCGCTCAAGCCTCCGACGGCGGCCTGTTCCGTCGGCGCTTCCTGACCTACATCGGTCCCAAGTACCACGACGCCCTCGACGCCCTGGGGATGGGCGAGGTCGCCGACTTCGGCTGGAACTTCCTCGCTCCGGTTTCCATCGGCTTGCTCAAGCTGCTGAAGCTGTTCTACAGCTTCCTCGGCAATTACGGCCTGGCGATCATCCTGATGACCATCGCCATCAAGCTGGTGCTGATGCCCTTGACCAACAAGAGCTTCCGCTCCTCGATCGCCATGCAGATGCTGCAGCCCAAGATCGAGGCCATCAAGGAGCGTTACGCCAACGACCAGCAGCGGGCCAACGAAGAGATCATGGCCCTCTATAAGAAGAACAAAGTCTCGCCCCTGGGGGGCTGCCTGCCCCTGCTGCTGCAGATGCCCGTCTTCATCGCCCTGTTCGGCGCGCTGCGCAACGCCGTCGAGCTACGCGGGGCCGCCTTCCTCTGGATCAGCGACCTGACCCTGCCCGACGCCCTGTTCAGTTGGGGCGTCAACATCCCCCTCATCGGCCCCAACTTCAACCTGCTGCCCCTGCTGATGGTCGCCGTGATGTGGTATCAGGGCCGGATGACGGCCAAGCGCGGCGGCAAGACCACCGGCTTCACTAAGTTCATGCCGATCATCTTCGGCGTGCTGTTCTACCAGATGCCCTCGGGCCTGGTGCTCTACTGGCTGTTCAACTCCCTGTTGACCGTGGCCCAGCAGTACTGGCTACTCAAGGTCTACCAGAAGGAGCACGGCATCAGTGACGCCGCTCCAGCCAAGAGCGAGAAGGAAAAGCCCGCCCGCGTGCGCGGCAGGAGCGTCGCCGAAGCCGAGGCCGCCAAGTCCGACAAGAAGAAACGCAAGAAACCCCAGCACGAGGTGGCCTGCGAGAAATGCGGCCACAAGACCGACTGGAACAAGACCCTGCGGGCCGAATTCCGCGACGTCGAGCTGCGCACCGGGGGCAAGGGCGACGTCGACGGCGTCTACTGCCCGCGCTGCGGGGCCGCCCTGGGGCTGGCCGTCGACGACGACGACCGCTACGCCCTCGCCGCCGCCGATCCCGAGGAGCCGATCCCGCCCCTCGAGGACCGCGACTGGGGCAGGTTCCTGCCCAAGAAGCTCGTCGACCGCAGCCACTACAGCAAGGTCCAGACCAAGTAA